TCCTCCTTGTGTGGCCATAATGTCCcctaaaaaatccatgccttttgtggcCAAAGTGGCCATTGTGTCCTTGGACTGAATATAATTCATATAATTCCCTTCTCCAGGCTGGCAATCACCGTGCTCTGAAGCACCTcacactcacatggctctcagATACCTACATTATTTTTAGCCAATGCCCTTCATGTGATCGGGTCCTTCTCACAGGCATCTCAGCTCTGAAGTAGGCTaagagtgaagacagacacatctggGACGCAACTGTGCGTGTCCTTCTTGTCGAagtccgaggtgcatattgaagatgttagaagaactgtccacatttacttttcctcagccaacaagatgagtagtcTTGCTGAACAGTTCTAGATCATTGTACATACCATTTGTAGGCCATGTGGACTTCATCCGCAATAACTCGGACGATTTTGGATCTGTAAAGGAATGAGGCCAAAACATCTTTCCTGGTTTTCTCCAACCAGCTCTCCGGACTTCCGAAGACAAGGTCGCATGCACCCTCCAATATAACGTTCTTGTCTTGCTTCACAACCACCGATCTGAGCCAGGGCTGTTGCTTCGTGGATTAGTCCGTCCACCACAGCCTTTAGCGTGGACACGACTGTCAGAATTGGAAGCTGTTTTCCTAGCTTCTTGAAGACTAGAACTCGCTAGCTGGTTAAATTAGGCTTTTCCCCAAATGCAATTGGCAAGACCATCAATATATCCTCCCCTCACACAAAGGCTTGAAATGCTTCAAGTTGCGCCTATCTTAATTCAGTCCCTAAATTGGCCATTACTTTTCAGAATATTTCACCCCTGAGTTTTTCTCCCCACAGCTTGGCTTGTTTATCTCGCTAGTGGGGAGTAGGAAATTGACGAGGAAATACCGTGCATATGAGAACCATTCGAAATGTTAGCTCAAATTGTGAGCAAATATTGAATTTTACACGGACTCTTGTTCAGACCAAGTGGGTCACAGCTCTTTGCTGTGTGGTCACGTGGGTCACGTCAGCCAGGCTATCACATTTTAACTCAAGCCCACTtaactctcttccttccctcccgtCTCTCCATCACAGTGACAACCCTATAGCAGACATTTATGGTGCCAACCTCTACAACCACTACTTACAGGCCTGACGCCACTGCAGGGTTCAGATGCAGCTCAAACGGATCGGTGGGGAGCCCCAGAGCCTGGAGGACAACCACAAAATGATCCGTGACAAAATGGAATGGGTGTCTGGGGTGTACTAGGGGCGAGGACAATACTGTCCTGTCAAGTCTATTCCTGGCCCATACACTGTTCACTTCACTGCCTAGTTAGTTAACAGCCCCTCGTGGTCTGGGTCTCAAAGGCTGCctttacacaggcagcctaatTCTGATCGTTTGCCCAATAATTGCTCTTTTGACCAGTCAGATCAGATGTTTTGCCAACAATTGGGTAAAAGATCAGAAttgtgctgcctgtgtaaaccTAGCCTAGCAGCTACTCTTTGGTTAGGACAGAGCCTGAGAGTCCACATAGACCTcgctgtgaccaacagatgtctAAAATACAAGTTAACATATGAAGGAGGCTTCCTCCTTAACCCCCTCACTCTTGTATTGTCTTATACAAGTCTACAATGTCCGTGCACATATATCATACGGTTCTGCCATTGAGATTTCCGTAACTTTTCCATTTCTGTTGCGTGTCCTGTTCTAAAGAGTGTAATTATGTCTGTTATGGTAATCATGATTATGTTTTTGGCAACTAAAATGATTCTTAGTTTACTTGAAACAGCCTTAGGGGTGGGTTTGATAGGTCAGTGACTTCCAGGATTATTACAGTATCGGAGTAATTTCTTTACGCAAGTGACTAATTTAAGTCAAGGAATGTTCATTGATGGTCTCCACAACTGATGCAAGGCAAGTTGTTCAATTTACCGTTAACTAAACTGGTCCTACATATCCGCTTGTGTTCAATTAAGGGTTGGAGCATCTTAACAGAGCCAATAGTATGTGACGGGATGCTACTGGGGGATGTAGTTATTTTATCATGTTTTCTGAATTATGATTATTATTTTAATGGAATTTGTTATTGAATGTTTTGTGCGGGGATGTCAGCATTTGTACAATTTGGCCAATTGTTTGAAGGGAAAGAAGTGTGAGACTGTGGAATTGTCAATGCAATTTGACAAACTGgaggacaattttttttttaaaggtaaaaGATCAAACAATAGGAGTGTTCATTGAAACCAGTCATTCTGACACATACAATAGACCACAGGTGGCCAGAGGATACTTTTACCACGTTTGGTTATTAAATACTGGTTACGTTTTAGACAAAAGTAGTAGGTTAAGTACGATAAGGACAGGTGCATGTGACGACTGGCAGCCAAGTTGAAAACTACAGTTAAAGACCCACTCCAGCCTCCCTAGAACTTAATTGATTGACCTGATTCACTTAACAAAATAGGTGATCCTCTATTGTTCCTGCAAGCAAAGGGAAAATCCGATGACATCAGAGTgcaccatcagaccaactccttgTTTTGGCAAACTCTTGAATTTCGCAATTgtgttaaaaatgtttttttttttttactattttgctcaaaacatgtatttatttttaccccTAAATGTGTGTACTGTATTCATACTTGAAATATTGTTTTTCAATGGGAAAAGTAAAAAATACAGTTGGAGTGGGACTTTTCAGTGGCAGTGATAGTCTCAATCATCACTACAGTACTTGTATCTATTCCATTCCCACCAACGCACAATATAGTAGACGCACACATCCCCAACCCCTAGCCTCGATCCCAACACGCTTCTTGACAGCACCTTTAAATGTGGCAGTCTAAAACTAGCAGGCTTTGTGGCAACGTTGATTCCAGACAATTATAGTTTATCTCTAGGTTAATTATACAGTTATCAGGACCATCAGCACAACAACCTTGTCCATCAATCCTCTCAACAACATGATTTCCTGTCCGTGGAATCGGAGCCATGGATAGGATGTGAGTTTGGGAAGTGTGGGGAGGCCTGTGAGTGTTCGTCTGTGATGGTCAGGCCGTTTCTAACCATCAGCTCCCGGGCCATTAGCACGAAGGCTGCCTCCACATTCTGGGCCTCCTTGGCTGAGGTTTCCAAAGCAGCCAGCGCACCCTTCCCTTCAGCCAGAGTACAGGCATCCTCAAACAGCACTTGTCTCTCCGACTGCAGATCCGACTTGTTCCCTAGGAGAAAAGAGCAGAGAATGGAAATTGTTATTTTAATTTGAGAAATAGATGAATGTTGATTGCTTGGAAGAATCTATTTATAAGCTCAAGGTAAGTGTCAGACAATTTTCTCTCACCCACCGGTGACGATGAGCACCAAATCTGTTATGTCATTATTACAACTGCTCAGTAGGCTTTATAACAGAGTTTGACTAAAGCCACGTGTTGCCTGTGTCTCTCCCACCCACCAATGAGGATGAGAACAACGCTGGCAGCCCCGTACTGCTCCACTTCCTGGATCCAGTGTGTCACAGATTCAAAAGTTGGACGCCGTGTGATGTCATAGGCCACTATAGCGCCGTGGGCACTGCGGTAATAACTCTGGGTGATTGTGCGGAAACGCTCCTGTCCAGCCGTGTCCCACACCTGCAGCTGAGGAGACAAGAAACAACACCCACTTTAGCTGCAGAACACACACTACACCAATTTCttatacacacactctcaggccaggtttttttttattttgaccTTTATTAAGGTTAAGGAACAAAGGGTCCGTTTGAACCCACCCATAGCCTTTTCCCCAACCCTCTGGTAGAACAAGATAGGTGTAAACATGGAGAGCGCTCCCCTAAGCACATTGAAAGATTAGCTGGAGACAGCACCACATGCTTACACCTATCCAGTCGCTTCGGCAAACACTAAAGGGCAAAGGACTGTGGGTTGGATGTCTATGCATCCCTGTGCAGGAGAGACCGGTACAGGGAGGTTTTAATGGATTTCATTTATGGATGAGACGTTTTTAAGGTCCAAAAACATCCAACCCATCctccaaatacacacacaaacatgtacctAGGAAAACACACTTATATTGTCCATACAATTATACAGTCACTTGATACACacccagaaaacacacacacactcagagccgGGCGATCCAAAGTTACAGTTTGACCTCTCCCGTTccttaaaacaaacaaaaaagtgcTGAAGACTTCTTTGCTTTTGAGGACAACAGAGGCAGAACCATTTACACTGTGTAAAGACACAATTAAGCTAGCTAGGCCTATTGACAATAACAAAATACCGGACGGAACAAAGACAACATGTCCTGTACTTAACATCGGAAAAATGTGATAAACAATCGTCCCAGAAATCGACACGTATTTCCTTACCTTGACCTTCCTGCCATCAATGTCCATGGTGCGTACGGTGAAGTCCACCCCGATAGTGTTTTGTTGTTTCTCCATGAAGACACCAGACTTAAAGCTCTGGACCACGCAGGTCTTCCCCACGTCCGAGTCTCCCACCAGGATGATCTTAAAGAGGAAGTCGAAGGAGTCGTCCTGCTCCGGCCCAGAGGACTGCATGGTGAGGGGTCGACACAGGGAGAGTCTGAGAGACAAAACTAAAATAGGGCCAGGCCGAGATGCCCTGCAGCAGCGATAGAACTGGTTCTCTACTGTGTAAGTTGTTAGCTGCGTCAATAACAGTTGAAACTGTTGACAGAGATGGTCACATCCTAGTCAAAAACACGAAGAGAACCCTTCCTCAAGAGGAGCTAAAGAAGTACATGAACATTTCCTACTAAAACGGTGTCCCTTCTATGCAGATTGTCTTGGGAAAACTCAGGAACTATATTTTCTTTTAAACTGGCTGCTATACAGAAAACAAATTGTTGGCCAAAACAAGAATATCACGTTTTGTTAGTCCCCTGTTTATAACCATAGCCTGTTTCTTCTTCATTATTTTTTCTTGTCAGAAGTTGTATTGAAGATAAGGCTTCAATAGGCTATATCCTCTACTTCTACAGGTGTTCTCTACTCAGCCCCTCTTCGGGTATTTCCTCAGGTGTCCATCTCCCAAAGTGAGCTCATTCCACACGCAAATAAAACGTCACATTCGAAACAATATCCTAATTAAAGGTGTTCTGGAAGGCTTCCAAAAGGTCCACGTTTCAAGTCTTCGCCCTTTTTCAAAGGTTGTGTACATCAAATCACTCCCATTCTTTGTGCTCAGACCTCCAACTGTTTCCCTGCACAGTTGGTTTTCTTATGCCCTTTataccatatttctctctctactctgttgtTCTCCCCACTCTCATTCGTTCACAGACAGCTACGGTACACCCCTTACCTTTCCTGGCAGGTGTGATTTCCAGTTGCCTGCCCACCTGCACCACTGCATCTTGGGAATTGTAGTTTTCCGGGTAAGGTCCAGGGTCTGTgaggacaggaaggagggatcaGTCGCAGCGGTCACATCTCTAGGTTCTTGCAAGGCTCACTGGGTACACATCCTTAAGTCAATAGAGGGAGCCACTCCTGTAGTTAAGCTGCTCGTGGCGAAATGTAAACACAATAATTTTGTCTTGACAAGTGGCCTTTGGACCCCAGAGAGCTGCATACAAATACTCAGAAACACACAGACGGCTTCCCCTCTCTCACTATTCGCCACCTCCCGACTGCCGTCAACTAACACATTCCAGTGCATTCAACAGCTAAATATAGAGCAGGCAAGAACACAAGACAACGCTTAAGCGTTTCTCAGTAAACATCTTGTTAATGAGGGTTAATTGAATTTACTGTGTGATGAATCCATTTTACCTCAGGCGCCATACATTGACCTCGCGAGGAGATAAAGTGAAGTGATGAAGAGTCTACTGTTCTGGAAGTCAGAGACCCCCTCTTtttttctcatttctctctccacccacACACTGGTTTGTCGTCATCTCAGCCCACAGAGGCACAAGGCACAGCTGGACACAGAACAATGTGTGCGAGTGTGAGTGGCGCTGTGCACCAGGGCTGGCCTATCTCTGGCCCCAGCCACCATGTTCTTCCTCTGAGTGTGTGGTCACATGACGGTTCCACATTAAGCCCTGCAGCCTGAGGAATGTTTATCTTTCACCCACTGACACCAAATCTCCTATTATTGCCTTATCTGCAGCTGTCTACTGATCAACTCATGTTATGTTAGCATTGTTTTTTTTACTGTGTCTGACAAATAGTTCAAGCATAAGAAATAACACTTGtcagtctccctctgtctgctatCCATTTAGGTTGATAaatctaaaatgaattaaaataTCCAGCCCATAGCCATAATATAAATAGCCACAACTAAACAGTACAATAAACAGTTTTTATTGACATCCCGAACTATGCAAAAAAATGTACATGTGTCATTAGAAAATTGTTTGTCAGTGAAAGTAACAGAATTTGTAGAAATATTTAGCTTCACATGAATCATAAAATATTATTTGAGAATTAAGAACCTATACAAATCTGGCATCAAAAAACATGCACTACCACAATGTGTATTTTCAATAAGAAATACATGAAAACACAGTCAATGGACTAGTGCAACAGTCTACACAGTGcagtcagaaagtattcagacctgtacttttctgttacgttacagccttattttaaactGGACTAAATACCGtttttcctcattaatctacacacaataccacacagtgacaaagcgaaaacaggtttttagaatttattgcaaatgtattaaaacttttaaaaaaaaaacagaaatacctataCCATGGTTCACCAACTAGCAGCCCGCAGGTGATTTTtattattgttggacataaaagactgaaAACatcagcaaatcagctccaagttatTTGAATTTTAGCAATCTGTTTCAAAAGATTCACATGCATAAAAGAGAGATATACTGTTTGTGATCTAattcaaatgtaagcaaggtttgaaattatccCATTTTATTTGGTCAAATGTTATAtcggtttgggcttcttgcggtccatttgtagtctacaaatgatttgtaattatattCCGGCCACCTGATCATCCACTCAAAaaagttgatgatccctggcatGTACATTAGCATGGTCA
This sequence is a window from Oncorhynchus gorbuscha isolate QuinsamMale2020 ecotype Even-year linkage group LG01, OgorEven_v1.0, whole genome shotgun sequence. Protein-coding genes within it:
- the LOC124039409 gene encoding ras-related protein Rab-19-like, which codes for MAPETLDLTRKTTIPKMQWCRWAGNWKSHLPGKSSGPEQDDSFDFLFKIILVGDSDVGKTCVVQSFKSGVFMEKQQNTIGVDFTVRTMDIDGRKVKLQVWDTAGQERFRTITQSYYRSAHGAIVAYDITRRPTFESVTHWIQEVEQYGAASVVLILIGNKSDLQSERQVLFEDACTLAEGKGALAALETSAKEAQNVEAAFVLMARELMVRNGLTITDEHSQASPHFPNSHPIHGSDSTDRKSCC